The proteins below are encoded in one region of Saccopteryx leptura isolate mSacLep1 chromosome 1, mSacLep1_pri_phased_curated, whole genome shotgun sequence:
- the VARS1 gene encoding valine--tRNA ligase isoform X1, whose translation MSILYVSPHPDAFPSLRALIAARYGEAGDGPGWGGAPPRVCLQPPPASRTPFPPPRLPALEQGPGGLWVWGATAVAQMLWPAGLGGPGGSRAAVLVQQWVSYADTELIPAACGATLPALGLRSSVQDPQAALGALGRVLSPLEEWLRLHTYLAGEAPTLADLAAVTALLLPFRYVLDPSARRVWGNVTRWFTTCVQQPEFRAVLGEVTLCSGARPLSQQPGPGATAPPKTPAQLKKEAKKLEKLEKFQQKQKIQQQQPPPGEQKKVKPEKREKRDPGVITYDLPTPPGEKKDVSSTMPDSYSPQYVEAAWYPWWERQGFFKPEYGRSCVSAPNPRGVFMMCIPPPNVTGSLHLGHALTNAIQDSLTRWHRMRGETTLWNPGCDHAGIATQVVVEKKLWREQGLSRHQLGREAFLREVWKWKGEKGDRIYHQLRKLGSSLDWDRACFTMDPKLSAAVTEAFVRLHEEGVVYRSTRLVNWSCTLNSAISDIEVDKKELTGRTLLSVPGYKEKVEFGVLISFAYKVLGSESDEEVVVATTRVETMLGDVAVAVHPEDPRYQHLKGKSVAHPFLARSLPILFDDFVDMEFGTGAVKITPAHDQNDYEVGQRHGLEAVSIMDSQGALINVPPPFLGLPRFEARKAVLAALKERGLFRGVQDNPMVVPLCNRSKDVVEPLLRPQWYVRCGEMAQAASAAVTRGDLRILPEAHQRTWHAWMDNIRDWCISRQLWWGHRIPAYFVTVSDPAVPPGEDPDGRYWVSGRSEAEAREKAAKAFRVSPDKISLQQDEDVLDTWFSSGLFPFSILGWPNQSEDLSVFYPGTLLETGHDILFFWVARMVMLGLKLTGRLPFREVYLHAIVRDAHGRKMSKSLGNVIDPLDVIHGVSLQGLHDQLLNSNLDPSEVDRAREGQKADFPAGIPECGTDALRFGLCAYTSQGRDINLDVNRILGYRHFCNKLWNATKFALRGLGKGFVPAATSEPGGGESLVDRWIRSRLTEAVRLSNQGFQAYDFPAVTTAQYNFWLYELCDVYLECLKPVLNGVDQVAAEHARQTLYTCLDVGLRLLSPFMPFVTEELFQRLPRRTPQAPPSLCVTPYPEPAECSWKDPEAEAALELALSITRVVRSLRADYNLTRIRPDCFLEVADQATGTQASAVSAYVQALASAGVVAVLALGAPAPQGCAVALASDRCSVHLQLQGLVDPARELGKLQAKRGEVQRQAQRLRERRAAEGYPAKVPLKVQEADEAKLQQTEAELRKMDEAIALFQKML comes from the exons ATGTCCATCCTCTACGTCTCCCCCCACCCCGACGCCTTCCCCAGCCTCCGCGCCCTCATAGCTGCGCGCTACGGGGAGGCTGGAGACGGCCCCGGCTGGGGAGGCGCCCCTCCTCGCGTCTGTCTGCAGCCGCCTCCGGCCAGCAGGactccctttcccccaccccgGCTGCCTGCCCTGGAGCAGGGGCCCGGTGGGCTCTGGGTGTGGGGGGCCACAGCTGTGGCCCAGATGCTGTGGCCAGCGGGCTTGGGCGGCCCTGGGGGCAGCCGGGCAGCCGTCCTCGTCCAACAGTGGGTCAGTTACGCCGACACGGAGCTAATACCAGCTGCCTGTGGGGCAACGCTGCCCGCCTTGGGATTGCGCAGCTCTGTCCAGGACCCCCAG GCTGCGCTGGGGGCCctgggaagggtcctgagccccctGGAAGAGTGGCTTCGGCTGCACACCTACCTGGCCGGGGAGGCTCCCACCCTGGCTGACCTGGCCGCGGTCACAGCCTTGCTGCTGCCTTTTCGATAC GTCCTGGACCCCTCTGCCCGCCGGGTCTGGGGTAATGTCACTCGCTGGTTTACCACCTGTGTTCAGCAGCCGGAGTTCCGGGCCGTGCTGGGCGAGGTGACCCTGTGCTCGGGGGCCAGGCCTCTCTCCCAACAGCCag GCCCCGGGGCCACCGCACCTCCAAAGACACCTGCTCAACTTAAGAAAGAGGCAAAGAAACTGGAGAAGCTAGAAAAATTCCAACAGAAGCAGAAgatccagcagcagcagccacccCCAGGGGAG CAGAAGAAAGTAAAgccagagaagagggagaagcggGATCCTGGGGTCATTACCTATGACCTCCCGACCCCACCTGGGGAAAAGAAAG ACGTCAGCAGCACCATGCCTGACTCCTACAGCCCTCAGTACGTGGAGGCAGCCTGGTACCCCTGGTGGGAGCGGCAGGGCTTCTTCAAGCCCGAGTATGGA cGTTCCTGTGTTTCAGCGCCAAATCCACGGGGCGTATTCATGATGTGCATCCCACCCCCAAACGTGACAGGCTCCCTGCACCTGGGCCACGCGCTCACCAATGCCATCCAGGACTCCCTGACCCGATG GCACCGCATGCGCGGGGAGACGACGCTGTGGAACCCCGGTTGTGACCACGCGGGCATTGCCACccaggtggtggtggagaagaagCTGTGGCGGGAGCAGGGCCTGAGCCGGCACCAGCTGGGCCGTGAAGCCTTCCTCCGGGAGGTCTGGAAGTGGAAGGGGGA GAAAGGGGACCGAATTTATCACCAGCTGCGGAAGCTCGGCAGCTCCTTGGATTGGGACCGGGCCTGCTTCACCATGGACCCT AAACTGTCAGCAGCTGTGACGGAGGCCTTCGTGCGCCTCCACGAGGAAGGAGTGGTCTACCGCAGCACCCGCCTGGTCAACTGGTCCTGCACCCTCAACTCGGCCATCTCCGACATCGAG GTGGACAAGAAGGAGCTGACGGGTCGCACCCTGCTCTCCGTGCCTGGCTACAAGGAAAAGGTGGAGTTTGGGGTCCTCATCTCCTTTGCTTACAAGGTCCTAGGCTCAG AGAGCGATGAGGAGGTGGTGGTCGCGACGACCAGGGTCGAAACAATGCTGGGAGACGTGGCCGTGGCTGTGCACCCCGAGGACCCCCGATACCAG CACCTGAAAGGGAAGAGTGTGGCCCACCCGTTCCTGGCTCGGAGCCTCCCCATTCTCTTTGACGACTTTGTGGACATGGAGTTTGGCACAG GTGCGGTGAAGATCACCCCCGCACACGACCAGAACGACTATGAGGTTGGGCAGAGGCACGGGCTGGAGGCTGTCAGCATCATGGACTCCCAGGGGGCCCTCATCAATGTGCCCCCACCTTTCCTG GGCCTGCCCAGGTTTGAGGCCAGGAAGGCGGTGCTGGCGGCGCTGAAGGAGCGGGGACTGTTCCGCGGCGTCCAGGACAACCCGATGGTGGTGCCGCTTTGCAA CCGGTCCAAGGACGtggtggagcctctgctgcggccACAGTGGTACGTGCGCTGCGGGGAGATGGCGCAGGCCGCCAGTGCGGCCGTCACTCGGGGCGACCTCCGCATCCTGCCAGAGGCCCATCAGCGCACATGGCATGCCTGGATGGACAATATCCG GGACTGGTGCATCTCCCGGCAGCTGTGGTGGGGTCACCGCATCCCGGCCTACTTCGTCACGGTCAGTGACCCGGCCGTGCCCCCTGGGGAG GACCCCGATGGGCGGTACTGGGTGAGTGGGCGCAGCGAGGCGGAGGCCCGTGAGAAGGCAGCCAAGGCCTTCCGAGTGTCACCGGACAAGATCAGTCTCCAGCAAG ATGAGGACGTGCTGGACACCTGGTTCTCCTCtggcctcttccccttctccatccTGGGCTGGCCCAACCAG TCGGAAGACCTGAGTGTGTTCTACCCGGGGACGCTGCTGGAGACAGGCCACGACATCCTCTTCTTCTGGGTGGCCAGGATGGTCATGCTGGGCCTGAAGCTCACTGGCAGGCTCCCCTTCAGAGAG GTCTATCTCCACGCCATCGTGCGGGATGCTCACGGCCGGAAAATGAGCAAGTCTCTGGGCAATGTCATCGACCCCCTGGATGTCATCCACGGTGTCTCCCTCCAG ggCCTCCACGACCAGTTACTGAACAGCAACCTAGACCCCAGCGAAGTGGACAGGGCTAGAGAAGGGCAG AAGGCGGACTTCCCGGCAGGGATTCCTGAGTGCGGCACCGATGCACTGCGGTTTGGACTCTGCGCCTACACGTCCCAGG GCCGTGACATCAACCTGGACGTGAACCGCATTCTGGGCTACCGCCACTTCTGCAACAAGCTGTGGAACGCCACCAAGTTCGCTCTTCGCGGCCTCGGCAAGGGTTTCGTGCCTGCAGCCACCTCTGAA CCCGGAGGCGGCGAGAGCCTGGTGGACCGCTGGATCCGCAGCCGGCTGACTGAGGCCGTGAGGCTCAGCAACCAGGGTTTCCAGGCCTACGACTTCCCGGCGGTCACCACGGCCCAGTACAACTTCTGGCTGTACGAGCTCTGTGACGTCTACCTG GAGTGCCTGAAGCCCGTGCTGAACGGGGTGGACCAGGTGGCCGCCGAGCACGCCCGCCAGACCCTCTACACCTGCCTGGACGTGGGCCTGAGGCTGCTCTCGCCCTTCATGCCCTTCGTGACCGAGGAGCTGTTCCAGAGGCTGCCCCGGCGGACACCGCAAGCACCCCCTAGCCTCTGCGTCACCCCCTACCCGGAGCCCGCAGAG TGTTCCTGGAAGGACCCTGAGGCGGAAGCTGCCCTGGAGCTGGCCCTGAGCATCACCCGAGTCGTGCGCTCCCTGCGAGCTGACTACAACCTCACCCGCATCCGGCCAGACT GTTTCCTGGAAGTGGCTGACCAGGCCACGGGCACCCAGGCCTCCGCGGTGTCCGCCTACGTGCAGGCACTGGCCAGCGCGGGGGTGGTGGCCGTCCTGGCGCTGGGGGCTCCCGCACCCCAGGGCTGCGCTGTGGCCCTGGCCTCGGACCGCTGCTCGGTCCACCTGCAGCTGCAGGGGCTGGTCGACCCGGCTCGGGAGCTGGGCAAGCTGCAGGCCAAGCGCGGCGAGGTGCAGCGGCAGGCCCAGCGTCTGCGGGAGCGCCGTGCCGCGGAGGGCTACCCCGCCAAGGTGCCGCTCAAGGTCCAGGAGGCGGATGAAGCCAAG ctccaGCAGACAGAAGCAGAGCTCAGGAAGATGGACGAGGCCATTGCCCTGTTTCAGAAAATGTTGTGA
- the VARS1 gene encoding valine--tRNA ligase isoform X2 → MSILYVSPHPDAFPSLRALIAARYGEAGDGPGWGGAPPRVCLQPPPASRTPFPPPRLPALEQGPGGLWVWGATAVAQMLWPAGLGGPGGSRAAVLVQQWVSYADTELIPAACGATLPALGLRSSVQDPQAALGALGRVLSPLEEWLRLHTYLAGEAPTLADLAAVTALLLPFRYVLDPSARRVWGNVTRWFTTCVQQPEFRAVLGEVTLCSGARPLSQQPGPGATAPPKTPAQLKKEAKKLEKLEKFQQKQKIQQQQPPPGEKKVKPEKREKRDPGVITYDLPTPPGEKKDVSSTMPDSYSPQYVEAAWYPWWERQGFFKPEYGRSCVSAPNPRGVFMMCIPPPNVTGSLHLGHALTNAIQDSLTRWHRMRGETTLWNPGCDHAGIATQVVVEKKLWREQGLSRHQLGREAFLREVWKWKGEKGDRIYHQLRKLGSSLDWDRACFTMDPKLSAAVTEAFVRLHEEGVVYRSTRLVNWSCTLNSAISDIEVDKKELTGRTLLSVPGYKEKVEFGVLISFAYKVLGSESDEEVVVATTRVETMLGDVAVAVHPEDPRYQHLKGKSVAHPFLARSLPILFDDFVDMEFGTGAVKITPAHDQNDYEVGQRHGLEAVSIMDSQGALINVPPPFLGLPRFEARKAVLAALKERGLFRGVQDNPMVVPLCNRSKDVVEPLLRPQWYVRCGEMAQAASAAVTRGDLRILPEAHQRTWHAWMDNIRDWCISRQLWWGHRIPAYFVTVSDPAVPPGEDPDGRYWVSGRSEAEAREKAAKAFRVSPDKISLQQDEDVLDTWFSSGLFPFSILGWPNQSEDLSVFYPGTLLETGHDILFFWVARMVMLGLKLTGRLPFREVYLHAIVRDAHGRKMSKSLGNVIDPLDVIHGVSLQGLHDQLLNSNLDPSEVDRAREGQKADFPAGIPECGTDALRFGLCAYTSQGRDINLDVNRILGYRHFCNKLWNATKFALRGLGKGFVPAATSEPGGGESLVDRWIRSRLTEAVRLSNQGFQAYDFPAVTTAQYNFWLYELCDVYLECLKPVLNGVDQVAAEHARQTLYTCLDVGLRLLSPFMPFVTEELFQRLPRRTPQAPPSLCVTPYPEPAECSWKDPEAEAALELALSITRVVRSLRADYNLTRIRPDCFLEVADQATGTQASAVSAYVQALASAGVVAVLALGAPAPQGCAVALASDRCSVHLQLQGLVDPARELGKLQAKRGEVQRQAQRLRERRAAEGYPAKVPLKVQEADEAKLQQTEAELRKMDEAIALFQKML, encoded by the exons ATGTCCATCCTCTACGTCTCCCCCCACCCCGACGCCTTCCCCAGCCTCCGCGCCCTCATAGCTGCGCGCTACGGGGAGGCTGGAGACGGCCCCGGCTGGGGAGGCGCCCCTCCTCGCGTCTGTCTGCAGCCGCCTCCGGCCAGCAGGactccctttcccccaccccgGCTGCCTGCCCTGGAGCAGGGGCCCGGTGGGCTCTGGGTGTGGGGGGCCACAGCTGTGGCCCAGATGCTGTGGCCAGCGGGCTTGGGCGGCCCTGGGGGCAGCCGGGCAGCCGTCCTCGTCCAACAGTGGGTCAGTTACGCCGACACGGAGCTAATACCAGCTGCCTGTGGGGCAACGCTGCCCGCCTTGGGATTGCGCAGCTCTGTCCAGGACCCCCAG GCTGCGCTGGGGGCCctgggaagggtcctgagccccctGGAAGAGTGGCTTCGGCTGCACACCTACCTGGCCGGGGAGGCTCCCACCCTGGCTGACCTGGCCGCGGTCACAGCCTTGCTGCTGCCTTTTCGATAC GTCCTGGACCCCTCTGCCCGCCGGGTCTGGGGTAATGTCACTCGCTGGTTTACCACCTGTGTTCAGCAGCCGGAGTTCCGGGCCGTGCTGGGCGAGGTGACCCTGTGCTCGGGGGCCAGGCCTCTCTCCCAACAGCCag GCCCCGGGGCCACCGCACCTCCAAAGACACCTGCTCAACTTAAGAAAGAGGCAAAGAAACTGGAGAAGCTAGAAAAATTCCAACAGAAGCAGAAgatccagcagcagcagccacccCCAGGGGAG AAGAAAGTAAAgccagagaagagggagaagcggGATCCTGGGGTCATTACCTATGACCTCCCGACCCCACCTGGGGAAAAGAAAG ACGTCAGCAGCACCATGCCTGACTCCTACAGCCCTCAGTACGTGGAGGCAGCCTGGTACCCCTGGTGGGAGCGGCAGGGCTTCTTCAAGCCCGAGTATGGA cGTTCCTGTGTTTCAGCGCCAAATCCACGGGGCGTATTCATGATGTGCATCCCACCCCCAAACGTGACAGGCTCCCTGCACCTGGGCCACGCGCTCACCAATGCCATCCAGGACTCCCTGACCCGATG GCACCGCATGCGCGGGGAGACGACGCTGTGGAACCCCGGTTGTGACCACGCGGGCATTGCCACccaggtggtggtggagaagaagCTGTGGCGGGAGCAGGGCCTGAGCCGGCACCAGCTGGGCCGTGAAGCCTTCCTCCGGGAGGTCTGGAAGTGGAAGGGGGA GAAAGGGGACCGAATTTATCACCAGCTGCGGAAGCTCGGCAGCTCCTTGGATTGGGACCGGGCCTGCTTCACCATGGACCCT AAACTGTCAGCAGCTGTGACGGAGGCCTTCGTGCGCCTCCACGAGGAAGGAGTGGTCTACCGCAGCACCCGCCTGGTCAACTGGTCCTGCACCCTCAACTCGGCCATCTCCGACATCGAG GTGGACAAGAAGGAGCTGACGGGTCGCACCCTGCTCTCCGTGCCTGGCTACAAGGAAAAGGTGGAGTTTGGGGTCCTCATCTCCTTTGCTTACAAGGTCCTAGGCTCAG AGAGCGATGAGGAGGTGGTGGTCGCGACGACCAGGGTCGAAACAATGCTGGGAGACGTGGCCGTGGCTGTGCACCCCGAGGACCCCCGATACCAG CACCTGAAAGGGAAGAGTGTGGCCCACCCGTTCCTGGCTCGGAGCCTCCCCATTCTCTTTGACGACTTTGTGGACATGGAGTTTGGCACAG GTGCGGTGAAGATCACCCCCGCACACGACCAGAACGACTATGAGGTTGGGCAGAGGCACGGGCTGGAGGCTGTCAGCATCATGGACTCCCAGGGGGCCCTCATCAATGTGCCCCCACCTTTCCTG GGCCTGCCCAGGTTTGAGGCCAGGAAGGCGGTGCTGGCGGCGCTGAAGGAGCGGGGACTGTTCCGCGGCGTCCAGGACAACCCGATGGTGGTGCCGCTTTGCAA CCGGTCCAAGGACGtggtggagcctctgctgcggccACAGTGGTACGTGCGCTGCGGGGAGATGGCGCAGGCCGCCAGTGCGGCCGTCACTCGGGGCGACCTCCGCATCCTGCCAGAGGCCCATCAGCGCACATGGCATGCCTGGATGGACAATATCCG GGACTGGTGCATCTCCCGGCAGCTGTGGTGGGGTCACCGCATCCCGGCCTACTTCGTCACGGTCAGTGACCCGGCCGTGCCCCCTGGGGAG GACCCCGATGGGCGGTACTGGGTGAGTGGGCGCAGCGAGGCGGAGGCCCGTGAGAAGGCAGCCAAGGCCTTCCGAGTGTCACCGGACAAGATCAGTCTCCAGCAAG ATGAGGACGTGCTGGACACCTGGTTCTCCTCtggcctcttccccttctccatccTGGGCTGGCCCAACCAG TCGGAAGACCTGAGTGTGTTCTACCCGGGGACGCTGCTGGAGACAGGCCACGACATCCTCTTCTTCTGGGTGGCCAGGATGGTCATGCTGGGCCTGAAGCTCACTGGCAGGCTCCCCTTCAGAGAG GTCTATCTCCACGCCATCGTGCGGGATGCTCACGGCCGGAAAATGAGCAAGTCTCTGGGCAATGTCATCGACCCCCTGGATGTCATCCACGGTGTCTCCCTCCAG ggCCTCCACGACCAGTTACTGAACAGCAACCTAGACCCCAGCGAAGTGGACAGGGCTAGAGAAGGGCAG AAGGCGGACTTCCCGGCAGGGATTCCTGAGTGCGGCACCGATGCACTGCGGTTTGGACTCTGCGCCTACACGTCCCAGG GCCGTGACATCAACCTGGACGTGAACCGCATTCTGGGCTACCGCCACTTCTGCAACAAGCTGTGGAACGCCACCAAGTTCGCTCTTCGCGGCCTCGGCAAGGGTTTCGTGCCTGCAGCCACCTCTGAA CCCGGAGGCGGCGAGAGCCTGGTGGACCGCTGGATCCGCAGCCGGCTGACTGAGGCCGTGAGGCTCAGCAACCAGGGTTTCCAGGCCTACGACTTCCCGGCGGTCACCACGGCCCAGTACAACTTCTGGCTGTACGAGCTCTGTGACGTCTACCTG GAGTGCCTGAAGCCCGTGCTGAACGGGGTGGACCAGGTGGCCGCCGAGCACGCCCGCCAGACCCTCTACACCTGCCTGGACGTGGGCCTGAGGCTGCTCTCGCCCTTCATGCCCTTCGTGACCGAGGAGCTGTTCCAGAGGCTGCCCCGGCGGACACCGCAAGCACCCCCTAGCCTCTGCGTCACCCCCTACCCGGAGCCCGCAGAG TGTTCCTGGAAGGACCCTGAGGCGGAAGCTGCCCTGGAGCTGGCCCTGAGCATCACCCGAGTCGTGCGCTCCCTGCGAGCTGACTACAACCTCACCCGCATCCGGCCAGACT GTTTCCTGGAAGTGGCTGACCAGGCCACGGGCACCCAGGCCTCCGCGGTGTCCGCCTACGTGCAGGCACTGGCCAGCGCGGGGGTGGTGGCCGTCCTGGCGCTGGGGGCTCCCGCACCCCAGGGCTGCGCTGTGGCCCTGGCCTCGGACCGCTGCTCGGTCCACCTGCAGCTGCAGGGGCTGGTCGACCCGGCTCGGGAGCTGGGCAAGCTGCAGGCCAAGCGCGGCGAGGTGCAGCGGCAGGCCCAGCGTCTGCGGGAGCGCCGTGCCGCGGAGGGCTACCCCGCCAAGGTGCCGCTCAAGGTCCAGGAGGCGGATGAAGCCAAG ctccaGCAGACAGAAGCAGAGCTCAGGAAGATGGACGAGGCCATTGCCCTGTTTCAGAAAATGTTGTGA